From Drosophila suzukii chromosome 2R, CBGP_Dsuzu_IsoJpt1.0, whole genome shotgun sequence, a single genomic window includes:
- the LOC108009108 gene encoding dnaJ homolog subfamily C member 21 — protein MRCYYEELELQRDANDGDIKTAYRKMALRWHPDKNPDRLAEAKDRFQLIQQAYEVLSDPQERSWYDNHREQILRGKNSEYTENSLDVFQYFTSSCYKGYGDDEQGFYRVYTEVFVQIAAEDMEFMDEDDRLGMAPDFGHANSSYEEVVGPFYAFWQAYSTRKTYEWLCPYDVREIKERFILRKVEKEMKKIVQAARKERNEEVRNLVNFVRKRDRRVQAYRRVLEERAEANRLKQEEKRKEQLRKRQEELAAVRENKVFNEGYEEQLKQLEQQYGSESDEFTDEDEDEEDGEDSDNEGDPDAEKFEVEYVDDLYCVACNKTFKNAKARANHEESKKHKENVERLCQEMEEEEEAFNDASHEDSLIGVEEDLEEFQIADDQLSGEEALSEAESALTKRSKKNKKSRKSAAKPAQEEVSDGPDEPIELKATKSESEDEDWSKGKKAAKKSKSKKSSASRVKPAEQSASEPIPKEAKATPRSGDEDLDPTKPQHTCVTCRLVFDSKNKLFAHLKKTNHGVYIPKAKPDVERKPPGKAKGKRNK, from the exons ATGCGCTGCTACTACGAGGAGCTCGAGCTCCAAAGGGACGCCAACGATGGGGACATCAAGACCGCGTACCGCAAAATGGCCCTGCGCTGGCACCCGGACAAGAACCCCGACCGGCTGGCGGAGGCCAAGGATCGCTTCCAGCTGATCCAGCAGGCGTACGAAGTGCTCTCTGACCCGCAGGAACGCTCCTGGTACGACAACCACCGCGAGCAGATCCTGCGCGGCAAGAACTCCGAGTACACGGAGAACAGCCTGGACGTGTTCCAGTACTTCACCAGCTCCTGCTACAAGGGCTACGGCGATGACGAGCAGGGCTTCTACCGCGTGTACACGGAAGTCTTCGTGCAGATCGCCGCGGAGGACATGGAGTTCATGGACGAGGACGACCGGCTGGGGATGGCGCCGGACTTCGGCCACGCGAACAGCAGctacgaggaggtggtggGTCCTTTTTACGCCTTCTGGCAGGCCTACAGCACACGCAAAACCTACGAGTGGTTGTGCCCGTACGACGTGCGCGAGATTAAGGAGCGCTTCATCCTGCGCAAGGTGGAAAAAGAGATGAAGAAGATCGTCCAGGCTGCGCGCAAGGAGCGGAACGAAGAG GTTCGGAACCTGGTAAACTTTGTGAGAAAGCGTGATCGCAGAGTTCAGGCATACCGGCGCGTGCTCGAGGAACGCGCCGAGGCCAATCGATTAAAGCAGGAGGAGAAGCGCAAGGAGCAGTTGAGAAAGCGCCAGGAGGAACTGGCTGCCGTGAGGGAAAATAAAGTCTTTAACGAGGGCTACGAGGAGCAGCTGAAGCAGTTAGAACAGCAGTACGGCAGTGAGTCGGACGAGTTCACGGATGAAGACGAGGACGAAGAGGACGGCGAGGATTCGGACAACGAAGGTGATCCGGATGCCGAGAAATTCGAAGTGGAATATGTGGACGATCTGTACTGCGTGGCGTGTAACAAGACATTTAAAAACGCCAAGGCGCGTGCAAATCACGAGGAGAGCAAAAAGCACAAGGAGAATGTCGAACGATTGTGCCAAGAaatggaggaggaggaggaggcttTCAACGACGCATCCCACGAAGACAGTTTGATTGGCGTAGAGGAGGACCTAGAGGAGTTCCAAATCGCTGACGATCAGTTATCCGGCGAAGAGGCACTGAGCGAAGCGGAATCTGCACTCACCAAGCGCAGCAAAAAGAATAAAAAGTCAAGGAAGTCAGCTGCCAAGCCAGCGCAAGAGGAAGTCAGCGATGGCCCAGACGAACCCATAGAGCTGAAGGCAACCAAGAGCGAATCAGAAGACGAAGACTGGAGTAAAGGCAAGAAGGCAGCCAAAAAGAGTAAAAGCAAAAAGTCGTCGGCGAGCAGGGTAAAGCCCGCAGAGCAATCTGCTTCGGAACCCATCCCAAAAGAGGCCAAAGCGACTCCAAGAAGCGGAGATGAAGATCTCGACCCGACCAAGCCGCAACACACTTGCGTCACCTGTAGGCTTGTCTTTGACTCTAAGAATAAGCTGTTTGCCCACCtgaagaagacaaaccatGGCGTATATATACCCAAGGCCAAACCAGACGTCGAGAGAAAGCCTCCTGGCAAAGCCAAGGGCAAGCGCAACAAGTAG